In Thioclava sp. GXIMD2076, one DNA window encodes the following:
- a CDS encoding DUF1937 family protein, translating to MGAPFDEWAGLSHSAKPQDWSGPIVFGVGPSDVVGRSGGKPVYVTSTVRLDLYQVTEADALSAARACAELSRMGIWAVSPVILGAAMLEVDMHLKINEPVGWAKQVAGLRNAAGALWVPACRGWASCPQIWADVQWAASHGVPVMVEAKGVM from the coding sequence ATGGGCGCCCCGTTTGATGAATGGGCCGGACTGTCGCACTCGGCCAAACCGCAGGACTGGTCCGGCCCGATCGTCTTCGGGGTAGGGCCTTCGGATGTTGTCGGGCGCTCGGGCGGAAAGCCTGTCTATGTGACCTCGACTGTCCGCCTTGATCTTTACCAGGTCACCGAAGCCGACGCGCTCTCGGCGGCGCGGGCCTGTGCCGAGCTGTCGCGCATGGGCATCTGGGCGGTCTCGCCCGTGATCCTCGGGGCGGCGATGCTCGAGGTCGATATGCATCTCAAAATCAACGAGCCGGTCGGTTGGGCCAAACAGGTCGCAGGTCTCCGCAACGCGGCCGGCGCGCTCTGGGTGCCCGCCTGCCGGGGCTGGGCAAGCTGCCCGCAAATCTGGGCCGATGTGCAATGGGCCGCCTCGCATGGGGTGCCCGTCATGGTCGAAGCGAAAGGGGTAATGTGA
- a CDS encoding helix-turn-helix domain-containing protein — protein sequence MKIDIKSALEKRNMSQQQLADAIDVGKGYLSEIVNGKKKPSFDVLVRILEALDADISEIATTRPPIAVPGYAGAGDEVSLVDDYTKGNGMYKIQCPPQISPKGIVAVEIRGDSMEPAYSSGDIVLFSRDTHDGVPTEAIGRKVIAETSDGMIWLKYMKEGTEAGTFSLLSLNPTGRNLHNVHLKWAAPVRFHIPKDLVNKQ from the coding sequence ATGAAAATCGACATCAAATCAGCGCTTGAAAAGCGCAACATGAGCCAACAACAGCTCGCCGACGCGATAGATGTCGGAAAAGGCTATCTATCGGAGATAGTGAACGGCAAGAAGAAGCCCTCCTTTGATGTACTCGTACGAATACTAGAGGCTTTGGACGCAGATATATCCGAAATAGCCACCACCCGCCCACCGATCGCGGTGCCTGGATACGCCGGCGCGGGCGACGAAGTCTCGCTAGTAGATGACTACACCAAAGGCAACGGGATGTATAAAATCCAATGCCCACCACAAATTTCGCCAAAAGGCATAGTCGCCGTTGAGATCAGGGGCGACTCTATGGAGCCAGCATATTCCTCAGGGGATATCGTGCTATTCTCTAGGGACACCCACGATGGCGTACCGACAGAGGCCATCGGCCGCAAAGTAATTGCGGAGACTTCCGATGGCATGATTTGGCTTAAATATATGAAGGAAGGGACCGAAGCCGGCACATTCAGCCTCCTATCCTTAAACCCAACGGGCCGGAACCTTCACAATGTTCATTTGAAATGGGCAGCACCAGTTCGCTTCCATATTCCAAAAGATCTAGTCAATAAGCAGTAA
- a CDS encoding DUF2312 domain-containing protein, which translates to MAEDKAYQVTGDELRQFIERFESLEAEKKDIAEQQKDVMAEAKARGYDTKILKKIIALRKRDKNDIAEEEAIMDIYKQALGMD; encoded by the coding sequence GTGGCTGAGGATAAAGCCTATCAGGTGACCGGCGACGAGCTGCGCCAGTTCATCGAGCGGTTCGAGAGCCTCGAGGCCGAGAAGAAGGATATCGCCGAGCAGCAGAAGGACGTGATGGCCGAAGCCAAGGCCCGCGGCTACGACACAAAGATCCTCAAAAAGATCATCGCTCTGCGCAAGCGCGACAAGAACGACATCGCCGAGGAAGAGGCGATCATGGACATCTACAAGCAGGCGCTCGGGATGGACTGA
- a CDS encoding tyrosine-type recombinase/integrase: protein MKKPDLPYLTAKKIRGKERLFYRTTWLEGGKRRERYIEITADPNTPEFMVEYWSIRSGKSPKVRRQLVKTSWRVLITEYRSSPKFRKLAPRTKQSYNIWLEKILAKNADKDVRDMDRATVRAMQQKLKDTPRQADWFVQIVRILFNFAAKQLDWNVRNPAEGIDLFGKQREFEPWPEWMVEKARAAPENVRTIIELILGTGQRPSAAIAMRRDQFEGDIMTVTDEKGDEAYQVYCPDGLRSYVEALPIRGRHLVPKNMSQAISYSAAEKAFSAWRATLGDEAKPFTLHGLRKLSIVRLAEAGCTDAQIQAITNQSPQMVAYYRKKASRKRLSKAAHKLAEQNRDRT, encoded by the coding sequence ATGAAGAAGCCCGACCTGCCATATCTCACCGCAAAGAAAATCAGGGGTAAGGAGCGGCTGTTCTACCGCACCACCTGGCTCGAGGGCGGCAAGCGCCGCGAGCGCTATATCGAGATCACAGCCGATCCCAATACGCCGGAATTCATGGTCGAATACTGGTCCATCCGGTCGGGAAAATCCCCGAAGGTCAGGCGGCAGCTCGTCAAGACGAGCTGGCGGGTCCTGATCACCGAATACAGGTCGAGCCCGAAATTCCGCAAGCTCGCCCCGCGCACGAAGCAATCCTACAATATCTGGCTCGAGAAGATCCTTGCCAAGAATGCCGACAAGGATGTGCGGGACATGGACCGCGCCACCGTGCGGGCGATGCAGCAGAAGCTGAAGGACACGCCGCGGCAGGCCGACTGGTTCGTCCAGATCGTGCGGATCCTGTTCAACTTCGCCGCGAAGCAGCTTGACTGGAATGTCAGAAATCCGGCGGAGGGCATCGACCTATTCGGCAAGCAGCGCGAGTTCGAACCGTGGCCGGAATGGATGGTCGAAAAGGCCAGAGCCGCGCCGGAGAATGTCCGCACGATCATCGAGCTGATCCTCGGCACGGGGCAAAGGCCGAGCGCCGCCATCGCGATGCGCCGCGACCAGTTCGAGGGGGACATCATGACGGTGACCGACGAGAAAGGCGACGAGGCCTATCAGGTCTACTGTCCCGACGGGCTGCGCAGCTATGTCGAGGCATTGCCGATTCGAGGGCGCCATCTGGTCCCGAAGAACATGAGCCAGGCGATCAGCTACAGCGCGGCCGAGAAAGCCTTCAGCGCCTGGCGCGCGACGCTCGGAGACGAGGCGAAACCCTTCACCCTGCACGGGCTGCGCAAGCTGTCGATCGTCCGGCTGGCCGAGGCCGGCTGCACCGATGCGCAGATCCAGGCCATTACCAACCAGTCGCCGCAGATGGTGGCCTATTACCGCAAGAAAGCCAGCCGGAAACGCCTGTCGAAAGCGGCCCACAAGCTTGCGGAACAGAACAGGGACAGAACATGA
- a CDS encoding P-loop NTPase fold protein, with product MWSDSESRIDYLNYSEVSEMIAEILADDSMLPTSIGVYGSWGVGKSSILRLISQELSDDRYVVVDFDAWLYQDFDEAKSALMTVIAKSLYAAAPKDKKEIAASFYRRVNKLKVMGIAMDMGALAMGIPTFGGITKGLGALSNIVRGEGDVEDVGEVRKGIKDGEERLGGLLREKETQNPPEEIDAFRAEFSSLLNAIDRRLVVFVDNLDRCLPPNTIATLEAMRLFLFLPKTAFIVAADEDMIRHSVAKHFSGPGDRHVSDYLDKLINVPVRVPKLGLQEVRAYLFMLAASQGDLDGHDVEELRLTLIDKLRRSWSDEPPITVEEVAAILKISSSHAVRGNLDTMDLVANQLAYAERVQGNPRIVKRLLNVIRMRAAVARRRKMPFDESLIAKLALFERCTDGEAIRSFGRLVNEAEKGKVELLTRLESIPQEDDQAFENEIPKEWQKHKAFIQDWLRLEPPLGGVDLRAVFYLSRETLPIQSVSVGLSPAAAAALEILRKTATINSKTSKDAIATVAEAEMGDLMDELCTSMKRDLDWSKIRADFRGAVLLAQSSEEAHARLVRFVDVLPKVPPWMASLMKEKR from the coding sequence ATGTGGTCTGACAGCGAGAGCCGCATCGATTATCTGAATTACTCGGAAGTTTCGGAAATGATCGCCGAAATTTTAGCCGACGATTCAATGCTGCCAACCTCCATCGGCGTCTACGGGTCTTGGGGTGTTGGTAAGTCCAGCATATTGCGCCTTATCTCTCAGGAACTGTCGGACGATCGGTATGTTGTTGTCGACTTTGATGCTTGGCTCTACCAGGACTTCGACGAGGCCAAGTCTGCTCTGATGACTGTGATCGCGAAGAGCCTCTATGCGGCAGCCCCTAAAGACAAGAAGGAAATTGCCGCCAGTTTTTATCGCAGAGTGAACAAGCTGAAGGTTATGGGAATTGCCATGGACATGGGGGCGTTGGCAATGGGCATTCCGACCTTCGGGGGAATTACCAAGGGCTTGGGAGCGCTTAGTAACATCGTTCGTGGTGAGGGCGATGTCGAGGATGTCGGCGAGGTCCGCAAGGGGATCAAGGACGGGGAAGAACGGCTTGGCGGCTTGCTTCGGGAGAAAGAAACACAAAATCCCCCGGAAGAAATCGATGCTTTCAGGGCCGAATTTTCTAGTCTTCTGAACGCGATAGACCGACGGCTTGTAGTCTTCGTCGACAACCTTGACCGATGCCTGCCCCCCAATACAATTGCGACCCTTGAGGCAATGCGGCTGTTCCTGTTCTTGCCAAAAACTGCCTTCATCGTTGCGGCCGACGAGGACATGATCAGGCATTCAGTCGCAAAACACTTCTCAGGACCAGGCGACAGGCACGTCTCGGACTATCTGGACAAACTAATCAACGTACCAGTTCGCGTGCCGAAGCTCGGGCTTCAGGAGGTCCGAGCGTATCTGTTCATGCTTGCCGCTTCACAGGGTGATCTTGATGGACACGATGTGGAGGAGCTTCGCCTCACGCTCATCGACAAACTACGGCGAAGCTGGTCCGACGAACCGCCGATTACTGTAGAGGAGGTAGCGGCGATACTGAAGATTTCATCCAGCCATGCGGTTCGGGGTAATCTTGATACGATGGACCTTGTGGCCAACCAACTGGCTTACGCTGAGCGCGTGCAAGGCAACCCTCGAATTGTAAAACGTCTTCTCAACGTCATTCGCATGCGGGCTGCAGTCGCGCGTCGAAGGAAGATGCCATTTGATGAAAGCCTGATCGCCAAACTGGCTTTGTTCGAGCGCTGTACGGATGGCGAGGCAATCCGCTCATTCGGTCGACTGGTTAATGAAGCAGAAAAAGGTAAAGTTGAACTTCTCACACGGCTCGAGTCCATTCCGCAAGAAGACGATCAGGCTTTTGAAAACGAGATCCCGAAGGAGTGGCAGAAGCACAAAGCTTTCATTCAGGACTGGCTTCGCCTTGAACCTCCTCTCGGCGGAGTAGATCTTCGCGCAGTCTTCTATCTTTCTCGTGAAACCCTGCCTATTCAATCTGTCTCGGTGGGACTGAGCCCGGCGGCCGCGGCGGCACTCGAAATACTCCGAAAAACCGCCACCATAAATTCGAAAACTTCTAAGGACGCTATTGCGACAGTTGCAGAGGCAGAGATGGGAGATCTCATGGACGAGCTTTGCACCTCTATGAAACGGGATCTCGACTGGTCGAAAATCCGCGCAGATTTCCGCGGCGCCGTTCTTCTTGCGCAGTCCTCCGAAGAGGCTCACGCGCGGTTGGTTCGATTTGTTGACGTTCTTCCCAAGGTTCCACCATGGATGGCGAGCCTCATGAAAGAAAAAAGGTAA
- the qatC gene encoding Qat anti-phage system QueC-like protein QatC encodes MVDERAFDFLTIAMAVISADTFIERSRWAANGWSREIALDIPLAQPAIWNPVLPTLKRALDFLSGDQWSVSVRSGGPRPPNRAAILRKRKTVGIGPADCVSLFSGGLDSFLGVSKLVAVGRTPVLVSHSYRGDKSYQKALAPLLGKSLPWFEANANPANTGGGPNDTSMRTRSIGFLAYGAAVASALASKRGASQGEVELFVPENGFIALNAPLTRRRVGSHSTRTTHPHFLSLVQNILASVGLPIRLVNEFRHQTKGEMMDEAARAGRPTEVFSKTVSCGKWKRKNTQCGYCVPCLIRRAAFFRAGIDDLTSYRYDVGGAWRDPEIRDDLLAVLLASRDRAENLRTRAIASGPLPISVAERDGWFGVHERGLVEIRDYLRSKGIKG; translated from the coding sequence ATGGTTGACGAACGTGCGTTTGACTTTCTTACCATCGCCATGGCGGTCATCTCTGCGGATACCTTTATTGAACGCAGTCGTTGGGCAGCGAATGGTTGGTCCCGGGAAATAGCGCTCGATATCCCCCTTGCTCAACCAGCGATTTGGAACCCAGTTCTACCAACACTGAAGCGGGCACTCGACTTTCTCAGTGGCGATCAATGGAGCGTTTCCGTTCGATCCGGAGGCCCTCGTCCACCAAACCGAGCCGCGATATTGCGAAAACGCAAGACAGTTGGGATCGGTCCAGCAGACTGCGTTTCGCTTTTTTCTGGGGGGCTCGATAGCTTCCTCGGTGTCAGTAAGCTCGTCGCGGTCGGACGAACCCCTGTTCTCGTCAGCCATTCTTATCGTGGCGACAAGAGCTACCAGAAGGCTCTCGCGCCGCTTCTGGGTAAATCACTACCGTGGTTTGAGGCAAATGCAAATCCCGCGAATACAGGCGGCGGCCCGAACGATACCAGCATGAGGACTCGCAGTATCGGCTTCTTGGCCTATGGCGCGGCGGTCGCTAGTGCACTGGCGTCCAAGCGCGGAGCCTCACAAGGCGAGGTAGAGCTGTTCGTTCCGGAGAATGGCTTCATTGCCCTCAATGCGCCCCTTACGCGCCGGCGTGTCGGATCGCACAGTACAAGGACCACCCATCCGCATTTCCTCAGCCTCGTCCAAAACATCCTGGCCTCTGTAGGTCTGCCGATACGGCTGGTTAATGAGTTTCGCCATCAGACCAAGGGCGAGATGATGGATGAAGCGGCGCGCGCTGGACGACCGACAGAAGTCTTTTCGAAGACCGTCTCCTGTGGAAAATGGAAGCGGAAGAACACGCAGTGCGGCTATTGCGTGCCCTGCCTGATCCGACGGGCTGCCTTCTTCCGAGCCGGTATCGACGATTTAACCTCTTATCGCTATGATGTTGGTGGCGCGTGGCGAGATCCGGAAATCCGCGATGACCTTCTGGCAGTGCTTCTGGCGAGCCGTGATCGGGCAGAAAACCTGCGAACACGGGCAATTGCAAGCGGCCCACTGCCGATCAGCGTCGCCGAAAGGGACGGTTGGTTCGGTGTTCACGAGAGGGGTCTTGTAGAGATCCGCGACTACCTAAGAAGCAAAGGAATAAAGGGGTGA
- the qatD gene encoding Qat anti-phage system TatD family nuclease QatD, which yields MIDFHCHLDLFPRPQAVTSQVEAARIYMLSVTTTPKAFAKTARLPAKASRIRTALGLHPQLAHERHQEVDLFCRLVSETRYVGEIGLDGGNEFARHIVLQKEVFNRLLRSCSDAGGKILSIHSRHASGEVLEALKQHPGCGTPVLHWFTGSIRDAERAVGMGAWFSVGLPMLRSKRAGSLLAKIPRERILTETDAPFASTKGDAYPHAALSSAVAELAKHWKCTPVDAQKTLAVNLRTMAEHGNTARALQRSHLV from the coding sequence GTGATCGATTTTCACTGCCATCTCGATCTGTTTCCTCGACCGCAAGCGGTCACGTCGCAAGTCGAGGCGGCAAGGATCTATATGCTCTCGGTAACAACCACCCCAAAGGCATTCGCTAAGACGGCTCGCCTTCCGGCCAAGGCATCCAGAATTCGGACCGCGCTCGGCCTTCACCCACAACTCGCTCATGAACGACATCAGGAGGTCGACCTTTTTTGTCGCCTGGTCTCGGAGACCCGCTACGTTGGAGAGATCGGGCTTGACGGTGGAAATGAATTCGCTCGGCACATTGTTCTCCAGAAGGAAGTCTTCAACAGACTGTTGCGTTCTTGCTCTGACGCGGGCGGCAAGATCCTATCCATTCACAGTAGGCATGCGAGCGGCGAGGTACTGGAAGCTTTGAAGCAACACCCGGGGTGTGGAACACCAGTCTTGCACTGGTTTACAGGTTCAATCCGTGACGCCGAACGCGCCGTCGGGATGGGGGCCTGGTTCTCGGTCGGCCTGCCGATGCTGCGTAGCAAGCGGGCCGGATCGCTGCTGGCCAAGATACCCAGAGAGCGCATTCTAACGGAGACGGATGCCCCCTTTGCATCGACCAAGGGTGATGCATATCCTCATGCTGCCTTGTCGTCTGCAGTTGCGGAGCTGGCAAAGCATTGGAAATGCACGCCGGTAGATGCCCAGAAGACCCTCGCAGTTAATCTAAGGACGATGGCCGAGCATGGAAATACGGCTAGAGCTCTCCAGCGTTCGCATCTGGTGTAG
- a CDS encoding CatB-related O-acetyltransferase gives MVTYPFRFQYSEKVEDFFIRNNIFLSMPENIKGVYKFGEQLVLQRPVMIEPYSVMAKKTFSSLGSFSFTQSGLSMPHSVGRYCSISFNVKLMRGDHPLHHISTHLFTYRKYYEKHLLRDFQSAPATVPAREVRGPVKVGNDVWIGQDVLIRNGITIGDGAVVAAGSVVVKDVPPYAIVGGNPAKVIRYRFDEDLIEILSKLKWWEYHCKDFSGLPVDDPRAFAEGLMERIERNEISKYPSQRLDLAAEIEKVSI, from the coding sequence ATGGTCACTTATCCTTTTAGATTTCAGTACTCTGAGAAAGTCGAAGACTTCTTCATCCGTAATAACATTTTCCTGAGTATGCCGGAGAATATCAAAGGGGTGTATAAATTTGGCGAGCAACTCGTGCTGCAACGTCCCGTCATGATAGAGCCATATTCAGTGATGGCAAAGAAGACCTTCTCATCACTCGGCTCATTTTCTTTTACTCAGTCTGGTCTGAGTATGCCGCATTCGGTAGGTCGTTACTGCTCGATTTCATTTAATGTCAAGCTGATGAGGGGCGATCATCCGCTTCATCACATCAGCACTCATCTGTTCACATATCGGAAATATTACGAAAAGCACCTGCTTCGTGATTTTCAAAGTGCTCCGGCCACGGTGCCCGCGAGAGAGGTGCGAGGCCCTGTAAAAGTAGGAAATGACGTATGGATTGGGCAGGATGTTTTAATACGTAATGGCATCACAATCGGAGATGGTGCTGTTGTAGCTGCGGGCTCTGTTGTCGTTAAGGATGTTCCGCCTTATGCAATTGTCGGAGGAAACCCTGCAAAAGTCATCCGTTATCGTTTCGACGAAGATTTGATTGAGATTCTGTCAAAGCTGAAATGGTGGGAATATCATTGCAAGGACTTTTCAGGTTTGCCGGTAGATGATCCTCGGGCATTTGCCGAGGGTCTCATGGAGCGCATAGAGCGCAATGAAATCTCGAAATATCCAAGTCAGCGGTTGGATCTGGCTGCTGAAATTGAGAAAGTTTCGATCTAG
- a CDS encoding lysozyme, producing MKLIPDAWRVVILAYSFWFNVLGLLVLIAPEILFAFTGIDMDPVLRWCLVVGLLIAGLAGRLVRQTSRAWVQWLRMLAVLLIIILASLGVARADVPDRGPLVAGAAVSEAQIMAVALPHIEQWEGMRLKAYLDIVGVPTICAGTTRGVHIGMTKTRAQCVAIMQAEALEYWRGVSRYLTKATLKNRITASRGAAWSSFAINVGISSAGRSTATRRLNAGNVTGACEALTWWNKAGGRVILGLVNRRSAERGLCLSAA from the coding sequence ATGAAGCTTATCCCTGACGCATGGCGCGTCGTCATCCTCGCCTATTCTTTCTGGTTCAACGTCCTCGGGTTGCTAGTGCTGATTGCGCCCGAGATCCTTTTCGCCTTCACGGGCATCGATATGGACCCCGTGCTGCGCTGGTGCCTCGTCGTCGGCCTGCTGATCGCGGGGCTTGCCGGTCGGCTGGTGCGGCAAACCTCCCGCGCGTGGGTCCAGTGGCTGCGAATGCTAGCTGTCCTGCTGATCATCATTCTGGCGTCCCTCGGTGTCGCGCGGGCTGATGTGCCCGACCGTGGCCCGCTGGTGGCCGGCGCTGCCGTCAGCGAGGCGCAGATCATGGCCGTGGCCTTGCCGCATATCGAGCAATGGGAGGGCATGCGGTTGAAGGCTTATCTTGATATCGTGGGTGTGCCGACGATCTGCGCAGGCACCACGCGCGGCGTTCATATCGGCATGACCAAGACGCGGGCGCAGTGCGTCGCAATCATGCAGGCCGAGGCGCTGGAATACTGGCGCGGTGTGTCTCGTTATCTGACCAAGGCAACGCTCAAGAATCGGATCACGGCCAGCCGCGGCGCCGCGTGGTCCAGCTTCGCGATCAACGTCGGGATCTCCAGCGCGGGCCGTAGCACGGCCACACGTCGCCTGAATGCTGGGAACGTCACGGGTGCATGTGAGGCGCTGACCTGGTGGAACAAGGCGGGCGGGCGCGTGATCCTCGGGTTGGTCAACCGTCGCAGCGCGGAGCGTGGGCTATGTCTCTCAGCGGCCTGA
- a CDS encoding sialidase family protein — translation MAILDDINAALRDFNRYTGDGLPNEPVGAPLPVGDATSGRYQIQLAPFRAALVAILQTMGDEDALQDILAQVTAAKDRANHTGTQSADTITNGVTNAAMTLLERFTLAMLASVVSDDTDGLVRDAYGVLGITRDAEGFSIGGVHLSSSAFEDVWFGLRDKLGNIGVSFGPDGLKIGGVKISGSAFEDDTPFADKRGVPMFSRDPKSRSGYVGAALDEVYDPLPPALHRASQKVFATGGYLRSRGYEPPSSPSQFIRNGGVVIKDTSDPDYMQRNAALSPQIAVIGSRIFVSFTGLWAPSNTNPLGEQAGSFVVLMYTDDGGITFKDAAYIAPDPVNADGRCTEPTMDVVDDRLYIRYLHHTAKFGGEEGIYDRQDCTWSVCLTNPLALQSQFVFTKPKFVALGMPYGSFSWGGHTHAVHTYGTGGFGTAVPFAEQIGRLIYRFHKEHHEWEGVLALPLEDSALWSFPEPCVIETDGGGLYTICRTSEEYYEARYDPDDETWSEPVAFTALGETPSSRIDLVRLPSGRVAMLMNLSAERDHTSLCLSEDDCQTWSYTVLLEEGPSSSPGIVGTEDGKIHVVTDLRGSGNHGIKYFCIDEQSVIDGSPEITSNTVYTAVEYTA, via the coding sequence ATGGCAATTCTTGATGACATAAACGCGGCGCTGCGCGACTTTAATCGCTATACAGGCGACGGGCTACCGAACGAGCCTGTGGGCGCACCGCTTCCAGTGGGCGATGCGACGAGCGGCCGTTATCAGATCCAGCTAGCGCCGTTCCGCGCTGCGCTTGTCGCCATCCTGCAAACGATGGGCGATGAGGACGCACTGCAGGACATTCTTGCACAGGTTACTGCTGCAAAAGACCGCGCCAATCACACCGGCACGCAGTCGGCCGACACGATCACGAATGGCGTCACAAATGCCGCAATGACGCTGCTTGAGCGCTTTACTCTGGCAATGCTGGCGTCGGTGGTTAGCGATGACACCGATGGCCTTGTGCGTGATGCCTACGGCGTCCTCGGCATCACTCGCGACGCCGAAGGCTTTAGCATCGGCGGGGTGCATCTCTCGAGCTCGGCGTTCGAGGATGTCTGGTTCGGTCTGAGGGACAAGCTCGGGAATATCGGCGTGTCGTTCGGCCCCGATGGCCTGAAAATTGGCGGTGTGAAGATCTCTGGGTCGGCGTTCGAGGACGATACCCCATTTGCCGATAAGCGTGGCGTTCCGATGTTCTCTCGCGATCCGAAATCGCGGTCGGGCTATGTCGGAGCGGCGTTGGATGAGGTTTACGATCCGCTCCCCCCTGCGCTTCATCGCGCTAGCCAGAAGGTCTTCGCTACAGGAGGATATTTGCGGTCGCGCGGGTATGAGCCGCCATCCAGTCCATCTCAGTTCATTCGTAATGGCGGCGTCGTCATAAAAGACACATCAGACCCAGATTATATGCAGCGGAACGCGGCGCTAAGCCCACAGATTGCCGTTATAGGGAGTCGCATCTTTGTAAGTTTTACAGGCCTTTGGGCACCATCGAATACAAATCCATTGGGAGAGCAAGCAGGATCCTTCGTGGTTCTCATGTATACTGACGACGGAGGCATAACTTTCAAGGACGCAGCTTATATCGCGCCGGATCCTGTGAACGCGGATGGCCGCTGTACCGAGCCTACGATGGATGTAGTCGATGATCGGCTGTACATTCGCTATCTTCACCACACCGCAAAGTTCGGCGGTGAGGAAGGGATATATGATCGGCAGGATTGCACTTGGAGCGTTTGCCTTACCAACCCTCTAGCGCTGCAATCGCAATTTGTTTTCACAAAGCCCAAGTTCGTCGCACTCGGAATGCCATATGGATCTTTCAGTTGGGGCGGACACACTCACGCTGTTCATACTTATGGCACCGGTGGCTTCGGGACGGCAGTACCCTTTGCTGAGCAAATCGGTCGCTTGATTTATCGTTTCCACAAAGAGCACCACGAATGGGAGGGCGTCCTAGCTCTTCCCTTGGAGGATAGCGCGCTATGGAGCTTCCCGGAGCCCTGCGTGATCGAGACGGATGGAGGTGGGTTGTACACAATCTGCCGGACAAGCGAGGAATATTATGAGGCGCGGTATGACCCAGACGATGAAACATGGTCCGAGCCTGTCGCTTTTACCGCGCTCGGAGAGACCCCCAGTAGCCGCATAGATCTAGTGCGACTGCCCTCGGGCCGAGTAGCGATGTTGATGAACCTTAGCGCTGAGCGAGATCATACAAGCCTCTGCTTGTCTGAAGACGATTGCCAGACATGGTCGTACACCGTTCTCTTGGAGGAAGGGCCTTCTTCAAGCCCCGGCATTGTTGGCACAGAAGACGGAAAGATCCATGTCGTTACCGATCTGCGCGGATCCGGCAATCACGGCATCAAGTACTTCTGTATTGATGAACAATCTGTAATCGACGGTAGCCCCGAGATCACCTCGAACACTGTCTACACCGCAGTTGAATACACGGCCTAA
- a CDS encoding gene transfer agent family protein translates to MQPVVIPWPGGEHAFRLGISELETIQQKTDCGPEHLLLALNAGTWNITQLVHVIRCGLIGGGMAHVEALKLTRNAFDLHPIISFKVPCQEILSVALFGPPDDPAGEDLPVEPTPDS, encoded by the coding sequence ATGCAGCCGGTTGTCATTCCATGGCCGGGCGGAGAGCATGCTTTCCGCCTTGGCATCAGCGAGCTGGAAACGATCCAGCAGAAAACAGATTGCGGGCCTGAGCATCTTCTCTTGGCCCTCAATGCGGGGACGTGGAACATCACACAGCTCGTGCATGTGATCCGCTGCGGGCTGATCGGCGGTGGCATGGCCCATGTCGAGGCGCTGAAGCTGACACGAAACGCCTTTGATCTTCATCCCATCATCTCGTTCAAGGTGCCCTGTCAGGAAATCCTGTCGGTCGCATTGTTCGGCCCTCCGGATGATCCTGCGGGGGAGGATTTGCCGGTGGAGCCGACACCGGACAGCTGA
- a CDS encoding phage tail tube protein, giving the protein MAAPQLLHRGDMIVMVDWDNTETFTNFCGATAISLNIENAMSETAVGDCDDWKLPVQTVVEYGAQTSTMTINAQLARSNLSKLLSWAKDQLELPVRVHIVDAASGTVEYIDGVGLLTSQGIEGIGNTEGTALTQTINVRFKHGIEFTNAA; this is encoded by the coding sequence ATGGCAGCCCCTCAACTTTTGCATCGTGGCGATATGATCGTCATGGTGGATTGGGATAATACCGAAACCTTTACCAATTTCTGTGGCGCTACGGCAATCAGCCTCAATATCGAAAACGCGATGTCCGAGACTGCTGTGGGTGATTGCGACGACTGGAAGCTGCCGGTGCAGACCGTTGTCGAATACGGTGCGCAGACCTCGACCATGACCATCAATGCCCAGCTGGCGCGTTCGAACCTGAGCAAGCTATTGTCATGGGCCAAGGACCAGCTTGAACTGCCGGTCCGCGTGCATATCGTCGATGCGGCTTCCGGAACGGTCGAGTATATCGATGGGGTCGGCCTGTTGACGTCTCAGGGCATCGAGGGGATCGGCAATACCGAGGGCACTGCGCTGACGCAGACGATTAACGTCCGCTTCAAGCACGGCATCGAATTCACGAACGCCGCATAA